In Miscanthus floridulus cultivar M001 chromosome 19, ASM1932011v1, whole genome shotgun sequence, the DNA window AGAAGATACCACCATATAGTGTGGTGTTACCTCATTAAAATTGCTTTAAATCTATCGACTTCAAACATCAGTATAAAGTTATACAAGGTTAGCTGATACTGCACTCTTTCTCTACGTGGTCGCTGTATCGAATCAGAAGAAAGAATTGGTGTCTGGCACGTCAGTTATAGTGGGAAGTGATGTCAGATTGGATAGAACTGCCATGTTATAGTACCAATTGAACCCATCAGAACACAATTTCTGTTTTTTATTTGattgcctttctttcttttttttccctatgcatttttctttgacaGTGAATCTTCTAGCTTTTGCTAAAGAAACTACAAGGTATGATCTTTGGAGTGCTTTCATGTGGAATCTTCCAGTGTTGTGCTTTGCATACATTGGCCTAGCATCTTTTGGATCGTATTTGTGTGGCTTCAGCTCTATAATGGAAAGTGGTTCGATTTTCAGTTTCCTTTACCTGAATAATGCACTTATTCCTAATTGTTTGATATGATGCCGCTAAAGCACAATAGGCATTGTTTTATAGGAACTGGTTTTAGTTTGGTTCTGTAATGGTGCCTCACTTATTTATTATAGGGCACCAGTGAGATTCAAGACACTACTGGTTTCATTGTACTTTGTGCAACTTCTTTTCTCACCCAAAAAGAGACATCACATAGTGGGAGGACTCATCCAAATAATATTCTATATCCCAAAATTTGGGTGGCCATATATTACTTTCTGCTGTGATGGTCTGAATGTGAAGAACATGTATAGTGCCTTCATGATTCAGACTAAATATATCGATTGTTTCTATTGACCAATTTATTTTTCTCTCCATAAGGCTGTTAGTTTTGCATGAGGATAATCATTTGACGTACACTTCTATTCTCTTGATACATCACACTTTTAGGTATATCATTGCTTTTTCACGTCTGTTGGCTGTGAAATTGTAGGTCACCAATTAAAATAAACATCAGTTCATGACACCCATTGATATAACCTCATGTGCTTCGTGTATGTAAATCACATGTGGATAAAGTACTACTGTCTGTTATGTGATATACCTTTTGGTTTCATTGCTTGTCTGTGATCATTACTGTTAGGACAAGTACGTTTTCAACCTTTTAAGTGTGCTCGTGGTTTCTTTTTGAACCCTTAAAACTAAAATCATCCATTTGCATCCTTAAAACTATAAAATCTCCAATTTGCATCCATTTTAAGGCTGTTTTGTGCTGACCTGGGTACTACATATCATCGAAAACCACTGGATTTAGGACGAAGGTTGCGTTTTAGATGGTTTTGAGAGACTGAGGTGATTAAGTGTATGGTTCACACACAATTTTGATTAAATATTGTTCTTTATAATTTGGCTACTTGCTGGTAAATACACTTTCATCAGTGCCAAGGCTGGTAAATACACTATCATTTCTTTAGAATTGTGTGTGAACCTACAATTGGTGTGACATCATCAGTGGGCTGTTAGCCTCTTCATCCACTCAGATCCTGTTGAATGGCTCTCCTGGGGAGAGAATTAAACATCGCCGGGGCTTAAGACAAGGAGACCCGCTCTCCCCAATGCTCTTTATATTGGCCATGGATGTTCTCTATCTTTTGTTTCAGAaagcagctgaagaagaacttCTCCAACCCCTGGCTAGAAGGAATATACAACACCGGATCTCCTTATAtgctgatgatgtggtcattttcctTCGACCCTCGGTGAGTGACATCAGAATCACTCTAGATTTGCTGCAGCTTTTTGGGGAGGCTTCTGGACTCCGAACCAATATACAGAAAAGTAATGTCCTTCCCATTCAGTGTTCGGAAGAGGACCGTGCAGTCCTGCTTGCGCATCTCCCCTGCCAGATTTCTGAATTTCCTTGCAAATATCTGGGAGTGCCTCTCTCTCCACACAAGCTGACAAGAGCCCAAGTCCACCCTATCATTGATAAAATTGCTGACAGATTGCCAGGATGGAAAGCTGACCTGCTCACTAAAGCTGGTAGGAAAATTTTGGTACAATTTGTTCTCACCTCTATGTTGATATATCTGGCAATGGCCCTGGATCTTCCTTCCTGGGCTTTGAAAGCAGTTGATAAGATCAGAAGGGGTTTCTTGTGGAAGGGAAGAAAAGATGTGAGGGGTGGTCACTGTTTGGTTGCCTGGCCCAAGGTAACCCGTCCTCTGGAATTGGGGGGGGCTTGGTATTTCACAATTACAACAGCTAGGGTGGGCACTCAGAATGAGGTGGCTCTGGTTGCTCAAAACTGAGCCTGACAAACCATGGAATTTTTTCCCATTCAAGTGCATCACTCTGTCAGAACCTTTTTCTCAGCAGCCATATCTTCTGAGGTCGGCAATGGTAAGAATACACTTTTTTGGACTGATAAATGGCTACATGGACAGAGTCTTGAAATGCTTGCTCCACTCTTGTTCAACTCTGTCTCTAGCCGTGCAAAGAAAAGAACAGTGTATGACGCTCTTACTGATGGTAGATGGGTTGCAGACATAAGAGGTGCCCTCACTGTGGGTGTTTTGACTGAATTTCTCAATCTTTGGGACTTGCTGGCTGAGGTGGTGCTACAGCCGGAAGTGGATGATTCTCACATTTGGAGGTTCTCTTCCACAGGAAAGTACTCAGCTAAGTCGGCTTATGAAGCAATGTCCATAGGGGCCACTCATTTCAAACCCTGGGAAAGAATCTGGAGGAGCTGGGCGCCTGGAAAGTGCCAGTTCTTTATGTGGCTGGTTGCCCATAACAAATGCTGGACGGCTGATAGACTTGCTAGGAAGGGATTGCCGCATCCAGAGCAATGTCCATTATGTGATCAAGAGGAGGAGACGATTAATCACCTGCTTGTTTCCCGTGTGTTCTCGCGCCAGGTTTGGTTCATTGTCTTCCAGCAATTTGGACTGCAGTGTCTTGCCCCACAACCTGGGGACCTGCTATTTGATGAGTGGTGGGAACAGGTGAACACTAGGGTGACTGATCTTGTAAAGCAAGGCCTGAACTCCTTGGTTATCCTGGTGGCTTGGGCCATCTGGAATCACAGGAACCGCTGTGTGTTTGATGGACAGCAACCTGAGCTGTATGGGTTGCTCCGTTCTATCAGGGTTGATCTATACATGTGGGATATGGCTGGGGCTCGAGGCATTTCTCAACTCCTCGCCCTGCAGCCTCCTAGTTGATCTTTTTTTTCCTGGTCATGGGTAGTTCCTGGATGTAATAGGTGATCTAGCGTGTGTGTATTTGTTGGAGTTTTTTTTGTCTGGTTTTctctcctttcaaaaaaaaaccaGTGTACTACCTAGGTGCTTTacccttttttcttcttaatatattgatacgcagctctcctgcgtgttcgagaaaaaaaaagttagAATTTCCCCTGAAGGCCTGAAGATTTCACTTGACTGTCCTGGTGATCGCAACCCTTTACCCCTGGTTCTGTGTAACTGGTATAGAACTCAGGCTAGCTTTGTATATTCTGAttccacacatatgcacatatgGATATATGCTGCAATATGGTGCGCCGTAATATCACATTTTATGATGCATGCCATTAAGAAGGTTAGATTTGACAGTCTTTGGACTGTAAAAAGGATTCAATATGATTTATAATCTTTTCCACCAAAAAGGGAAACATGCAAAAATAGATGTTTGAAATTTTTTGTCTTATCTACATCCTGCTTAGTCATGTAACCGGAAATTGTCAAGGATGCTGGAACCATATGCAACTTCATTTGCTTTCGTGCCTTTTCTGTGGCTGGTGTATGCATTTTGCATGGGCGTCTTCACCTTTCCTTCCCTCTCGGATATGTAATCATTAGTTCCTCATGCTATGATGCCAATATGTTTGACAAAAAAACATGCATTTCACGAATCTACTTTGCCGATCTGTGTAATTCCACTTGGTGCTTCCTATTTCCTTTTTCCCCCCTCTTTTTTTGGGATTGACATCCTCTCATTGTTACACGGCACTACCACAGGGGTGACATGTGGGTCCGCTGTCCTAACCACATGCACCATACCTCTTTAAAATACCAGCCTAATGTGCAACCTCCAGTCCAAGGCCACTAGGAGATTGTAATGGAGAACAATACTCCTCCAAAGTCTGGGACGGGCTTCTTCAAAACTTGCTTCAATGGAGTTAATGCTCTCTCAGGTTCCTAGTTTCTTCCATTCTGCCTCTGTCTTTTGTAACCTTGAGATGCAAAGAAGTGATGCTATATCAGTTTTACATATGGTTGTCCATGTGTCCTTATTGTACTAGCGAACTCTCTGtatatattttcttttttttttcaggggTTGGAATATTATCTATTCCGTATGCATTATCTCAAGGAGGATGGTTGAGCTTACTTATTTTCTTAACCATAGCAATCATCTGTTTCTATACTGGTATTCTCCTACAGAGATGTATAGACTCGAGTTCGCTTGTTAAGACCTATCCTGATATTGGTGAGCTAGCTTTTGGGCGGAAAGGGAAAATCATTGTAGCAATATTCTTGTACCTAGAGCTGTATCTTGTGGCTATTGATTTCTTGATATTAGAAGGTGACAACTTGGAGAAATTATTTCCAAATGCTAACTTCCATGCTGCTGGGCTCAAGGTTGGAAGCAagcaagggtttgtgttgatcatcagTCTACTTGTTTTACCAACAACATGGCTTCGGAGCTTGAACATGCTTGCATATGTCGCCCTCGGTGGAGTCATGGCTTCTGTCATTTTAATCGCCTCTGTTCTGTGGGTTGGAACATTTGATGGGGTTGGTTTTCATAAGAAAGGTGTGCTTGTGGACTGGTCTGGTATGCCAACTGCTATGAGCTTATATACGTTCTGCTTCAGTGGCCATGCTATTTTTCCGATGATATACACTGGCATGAGAAACAGAAAAGCTTTCCCCACAGTAAGTAAAGCAGAAGTCCTTTCACcagtatattttgttcatttttCTATGGATCTAGAAAAATGTAACTGTTATAAAGTACTATTTTATTAAAATTGGCATTAATCATCCCACTCTGCCCAAAAATTAAGTAATATGAAATTGGAATCTTTACACTAAGGTAGAGAAAGACATCTTGCTCACGCTGATTGTGAACTCCAATTCGGGTATAAACTGCAATTTGTCAAACTTCCAGTTACACAAAGCTACTGTAGTGACATCATTTCTGTCTTTTACAATTTCAGGTGTTGCTCATCTGCTTCATTATCTGCACTCTTAGCTATGGTCTGACGGGTGTCATTGGATACTTGATGTTTGGGGAATCATTAAGTTCCCAGGTGACTCTAAACCTTCCATCAAACCGTTTTGCCTCCAACGTCGCGATCTACACGACGTTGATCAATCCGTTCACCAAGTTCGCGCTGCTGATCACTCCAATAGCAGAGGCTATCGAGGATAAACTTCATGTGGGCAAGAACAGGACCGTCAGTATCTTCATCCGGACTGCCCTGGTGGTCAGCACAACCATCGTGGCCCTTGTCGTGCCCTTCTTTGCCTATGTTGTCGCCCTTACAGGTTCGTTTCTCAGCAGCACGGTCACAATGTTGCTACCTTGTGTTTGCTACCTGAAGATCAGCTCAAGGACCTCCAGGAATCTGAGGTTGGAGCTGGTAGTTTGCTTGGGTATTATCATGATTGGGGCGGGGGTAATTGTGGTCGGCACGTATAGCTCACTGAAACAGATTGTTCATAGCTTTTGATTTCTGAATGATGTTCATGTTGAATGGGTGTAAGGACGAATTGTATGTGGTAGCTATCCTAGGAAGACACTGTAGCAAATGAATCATAGACAAGACGATCTTGTGATCTGGAATTAGCTTCGTATAGTTTGTCCAGATACAGCTTGTATAACTAGTGCCCAAGGTAAACATTGTCCGGGCATTCATATCAATCAACATCCAAGTATTCAGCTCTGATCGTTCCCAATGAACCTAGTATTTTCTGCGACCAATTCATATGGCAAATATATGCCAATTCAGATTTGTCCTATTATTCAATTTTATTTTAATTTAACCATTAATATCATGCAGTGCAGCGCGCACTGGTGAGGGAGTCCTGGAATTTTGGTCAGTCGTCATGGTCGTATTCTACGCCGGGTTCGTGCTTCTCCTGATTTGATTCGTCTTTgtttgccactttgcctaattcCCTTGCACTGCTACTCTGGTGGGTGGGGACACCCGCAACTTTTGCCTTTTTTTAGAGGTTCGTgaccgtgcgttgctacgggataattaacattttatactaaaagcacacggatcgcacgataagataacaatactgtaaaattaaataccaacgttaaagtgacatttaatccaaaaagcaaaatttatgaaattaaataccaacgttaaaacGAGCGGTCAAGGTTTTGTTTCACACGAAGGGAGCGAGGGCGAGCgatgattaaatgtcactttaacgttggtatttaattttacagtattattatcttatcgtgcgatccgtatgCTTTTAGTATAAAATGTTAACTATCTCGTAGCAACGCATGGGTACGAACCTAGTGATGTTGATGCCAATAATAAAGTTAAAGCGACACATGATCTATTTATTAATTTGCATCACTGGTATAAGTAAGTGGAAATGAAATATTAATCAAACTATATAATGCATGTATATCAACAAATTGCAGCATTGTTGAAATGCTCGTGCGTCCCCCAATGGAGACTTCCCTTCAACATATTTCATAACATCGCAACATTCcagacttctatcttgtcaagcatGGATTTTATATTTCTCTACAAACTTACAAAGAACTGAAAATTTTCTATGCTACCTTTGGTTCTGTctataattggaatgaggaatGCTATCTCCGGAGCATGAGTTCCTCCAGTCCTGGTAATGCTCAACCCTAAAATGGATGCTGCATACCACAAAAAATGAGGATATGCACCTAACTGCATATCAAATATAATCCTTTCTCGAACCTAGAAACTTGAATGAAATTATGTACTTGTTCAAATGCCAGGACTAACATAATATTTGTATATGATTTATACACAATAACTTTTGTTTTCATAACGTATACATAGTGTGGATACAGAACAATTTATAGTGCACCATTACTGGGGTCGTTGGCATGCAAGGAACCAGAATTCGCTGGACTTGAATGTAGTAGGTCAGTTTCAGACAAAGTCTTGTGATCAGAGTTTCCTTGCAATGGAAGACTGCCCATCAGTAGAACAGGCAGAAGCACCCTAGCAGCCCCTATATCTATACCTTTTGCAAGTAATTTCCTAGTAGAACCTCAGGTGTCACATATGCAGTACTGCCAGCAACACCAATCAATTTATGACCTGCTCAAGGTGAGGAACATATTAACTGAAGTAAATTTGCACTGTGCAACTCACACTTCTGAGTTTTCACCTTGAAAATAGAAAGAAATTAGCAACTATGTGTTTTACCTGATATACTTGTCGCGGTTAGGAGCTGAATGGAAAGGATGAGTAATTTACCCTGTCTCCAAATGTCAAGTAGAATTCAGCATAGTCTGAAGAAGCCTCCCTTCATGAGCACAATACACATTAGTATAAAAACCTCACTTAcgccctgtttgtttgggcttgtttggctgataagccatgactgaaaatactgttggctgatttggtgtgagaaaaatactgctcgttggctgaaaaaatacggcttataagccagacAAACCCAAACGAACATGGCATTAGTATGAAATCTGTATAAAAAAGGGGAATAGCCCAGCATGTGTCATGGTAGCACCGCACGTTGTCTTACATTGAGCAAATTTATTATCTCTTTAGATCATCATTTAGTGAATATTCTGCCAGGGGCACCACCTACACTCAGTTTTATGACATGTATGATATGATAGCTAGGTAATTATTTTCACACCTTCAGCATTGTTCTCATAGCAGTTCATTTTATTTCAAGTTTCCATAATCCAAGGACTTTGCTATTTCACAATTTGTCTACATAATCATGTCCTTATATCTACTTTCTGGTTGCCAGTAAAATGACTACTTGAGTAGAACAGATCAAAATAGTCACAAGGAAACTTGATTATCAAAATAGCATTTGTGTGAAGGTACTACATTGTCGCTTGCTCAGAGAGGCTTTACATTTGAACACATGTTGTTTGAAGACACTGATAAAGTAGGCTTCAGTTTTTCTAACTAACGATCCATATAGAGTCGTCATGAGTTTGTAAGGCAAATTAGCAAACGGAATATGCATTTGATGAATACAATGTAACAAGCTCATGTGTTTAGCTGCTTATTCTACAGAGAAAAGCTTACCGAGCTTATTATTTAACAAACTTCTGTGTCAATTAAATTAGCAGCCCTCCTACCTATTTCAAAGATATGACCAACATAGAATACAGAGACATGCTAGAATGCAACTACTATTTCAGTGCTTTGCAAATTCTATGTAAGTGCTTTGAAACAGACATCTACAAAATAGGAACAGCCATGCAAAATGGCAACCAGCGTCGAGCAAAGGTTCGGCTAGcaacggcaaaaaaaaaaacaacggaTTGGAGTGGACGACCTGTATATGTTCAACATTGTTGTGCAGTGTACTTGCTATTTCAGAAAAGGCAGCTCATGAATCTGTCCTCCTGATAAGAATGCAAGTTTGGTTTCAGGATAGTGCATCACTGCATCTGTCTATTTCTCAGCAATGCTCGAGCGTAGTCTATGCCACTGAAATGAAATATCATTTGTTTTGTATTGTTTATCAGTAAAATAATGAATGTGTGACCAGGTACCTTTTCTCTAAAGACAAAGCTAACTAAATGTATTATTTAATAAACTTTTGTGTTAATCAAATTAACTGTCATCCTACCTATTTCAGAGATATGACCAACAAAAAAAATAGAGACAGAAACAGAGTCGCTTGTTAAAGTGCAACTACTATTTCAGTGTTTTGCAACACATTGCTACACACTTGAGAAACGCTAGTAGATATGAGTATAGTTCATGGTGATAGGTTAGGTAATAGAAGCTTTTCTGAAACAAATGGCTAGCACTGCACACAGAACAAGAGCCAGTGTGTGGGCATTGATGCTACTATTGCTACTGTACACAATCTACACAAATTGCAACTATATATAGAACCAGTCAAACCACAAATGGAAAGGAAATGGTAGCAAGCATAAGGAGTCAAACCAAATTTGAAGTTTCAATGTTTCAAAAAACTCACAATATTCAGTCCCAAAAGACTATCACTGAAAATAAATGATAAATTGGGCAATGCAAATTTTGCATTCATTCCACCATAGAAAATCTGTGTCAGAAGTAGAGTGCTTaaggaaaaaaaaacatagaTCCAATTTATCCAGCTAGTGATAGAAAAGATagatttgcaagaaaatacactCTTTCTTTCGTCATTTTGATTTATCTGCCAATAGCGATGAAATAAATACACTGCACTTCTCACCCTTTTCACAACACCAAATTGTTCAGTCATTTTAACAAACACATAGCAGGTAGAATGTGGCTTACACTGCGCATAATACTACTGTCCATTTCAGTGAACTGGGCAATAGAGTTTGAAACCTGAACTCAACATTTACAAAATTCTGCAACTACATTTAACATCAATACACTGTTGCTTGCTAAATGCAGTTAAATAAATGTGGTTTGCCAAAACCATCATAGTATGGATGAATCCAGGAGTTGACACCGAGGATGGATTAATAGACTTCACGCAAAATTGAAAAGTGAAGTTCATTTGATGCCAAAGCGAGCATTATTAGGTACGCATCCTGTACTAATATTCAGTGTGTAAAAGAGACACAAAAAGAGAACAATTAGAAGATCAGTGATGTAGAAAATTATTCAAATATTTAGTTAGTCCGTATACCAATCCATACAAGCAGTGCCTTGTGTTTGGATCATAGTTCTCCTACTGCACATTGCATTCTTGTAGCGCATTAGTAGATATCTAGTGTAAACAGCTGGCATCACGCATCAGCTAACTTCAATAATAAGCATATCAGTTAGAAATATAATTGCATAGCTCTGAAAGACCTTAACATTTCATGGCTTTATTTCAGGAAGCTATGAAGACAGTAAAATTCCTGACAATACTATATTCAAAATTGAAACAGCACTATGTCTGATTAAGAATTTAAGAAGCTGAGATCACACTggcaaatttttcaaaaaaaagtatgCTACCATTATAGATACCTATGTCTGATTAATCTCTATGAAAAAAGATCGTGCACATCAAAATAGTAATTGATAAGATAATATGGCCTAACTGAAACTTACATAAAATAAAGAGTCTACATAAACATTCATTTAATTAGAACCACATATAATTTTCCCTTGATTTCTTAGTTCTCCAGAATTTTAAAAATTGAGTGACATAAATTGCCCGTGCTAACAAAATTTGAGTAACACAATATTTTAACCAAATTGGATCAAGGTACATTGAAAATGCAAAGTGCTTCTTACAGTTTAGACCTTACTTTCGAACTAATTGGTCGTTCCTAAGTTCGTAGGCTCCAAGGAAGTATCAGAATGCTTTTCAGACATGATTGGttgaaaaatcaaagttaaatatATTTTCTTTAAATACATCTATACATAGTGCTCGCAGTTTCGAACAAACTAATTATGTAATGTTATGTCTCCCACATGCAACTGCATTAGTTAATGCAACTGCAAAGGTGCCAATTAAGAATAGTAAGTTGATCTCCAGGTGATCTAAATGGGTTTAAAATAAAATTAATTTGTCCAGTACCTTTTACCTGTAATTTCACAGTGACTCTTTCTAGTGCTTATGCGCCAAGGCCAGCTCCAATCTGTTGTGATCTGCCTTTCATTTCATCCATATATGTATTTGATTCCACGCCACCCAAGCACCCACAGTTCTGCACAATCCAATCAGGCTCCATCCATCCAAGCATATTCTTTATACGGAAGTAGCAATTAATTAACTATAAGCCACCAAGGCAACAAATCAGTAGCAAAATGAATGAATAGAAAACCGATAGATTGGATTAGATTTTCGTCCATGGAGAAATCAACTACACCCCCAAGCGGACGGATTTAGGAGCTacggggagggagggagagagaacggACCTGGATCTAGATCGCACAGCAGGGATGGAGAGCCGCGGCGGCGGGGATGGCGTCCGCGACGACGGGGATGGTGGCCACCGTGCTCTGAGCCCACACCACGCTCCCCGTCCCGCGCGCCGCCGGGTGTGGTCACATGCCCTCCCGCGCGCCACCAGGGTGTGGCCGCACGCCCGCAGGGGTTCCCATGCTCCGCCGCCATTTTTCGCTCTCCTTCTCACGGATGATTGAAACCCTAGCTCCTGTGCCTTCGCATCGATGGGGGTTAGATCTGAAGCGGAGGCGCTCCATCACCTGGTGGCCGGCAGCCTGGCGTCGCCCTTGCTTGGGTGGCCGGCGGTGGCCTGGAAGGCGCCCTTGCCCCGCCTAGTGGCCAATGCCCTCGCCCTGGTGGCTTGCCTCGCTCGCGTTGGACTTGCTGGCCTTCTCGGAGCTCCCGCCTACGGCAAGCGCCTCCACCTCAGCCGTGCCGACCCGCCGACGGTGGCGCGAGCGTGGAAGCACGCGAGGGGAAAGGGCGACAGTGGTGCGGGGTgcagggatggggatggggagcgGCACGCGCGGCGGCGGTCCATGGGATCCAGCGGGGTGTGGGATCAGCGAGGACAACGGTGTCGAGGTGGGGTGGGGATGGATCCATCGCAGGgggtgggtgggggtgggggtgcggTGATTGCGGctttccttttttagagcgacTTGCACGTGGACGggaggcggggatcgcaggggGGAGAGGTAGACCCAAAATAAAcgtcgcaccaaaaaatgtccatactttgttctttttagttgtaggagataaaaAATCTTGTCCAGCAGCCCCACTTTGTTTTATTTCTATGGTTATCAGTTAGATAGTGTGGTATTAGGCTATTAGCTACAGGGAACCAGCGTCAGTCTGGTTCTCAGTCTTCAACTAAATTATGGGATTCCTTCTTTTTTTAAGAATCGCCCTAAAATGTGGGTAGAATATCATGTTGATGTAAAAGAACAATGAATATTACTGAAATGAAATAATAATTGGCAATTTTGCTTTTGTTGCTAGTACCAGATTATGTTCTTCTACAGACGCGGACACTGGATTATGCTTATGCCCCCTTCGACTTGTCAAAtaaagtaattgtgctctcttaaagaaaaaaagaaatgaaGAGAGAAGCTAGTGCTGAACTGTATGCTACTAGGGTTCTTGATGTAAAATTCTTGCCAGGCCTAGCAAGAATCCTAGGCAGTAAAACAAGAGCTGTGGGGGTAGTCAAATATTTCATCATAAAAGTTTTTTACTGACTTACCAATTCTTGCTGAGTAGTGAGTACTGTGTATGTATCAATGGTTCTgtttgtaagggaccgtgacgtctaaggggggtgaattagctaacttaaaactctaactctaaactatgtcatctttttctaaccttaacaaaaatctatgcaaaagataaactatctaaatgtacaactacgattttgctagtgtgttgctatctctaccgcaaaaagaagttatgcaacctaggttccaaacctatcaagtaTCGTATCACTAagttaggaaagtaaagcacaaaccaaaattgcaatgtaaatacagaagctaaagagtaaggtagagatatgcaaactcccatcgacaactccggtatttttaccgaggtatcgagaagcgcataagcttctccctagtcctcgttggagcccctcgcaaggaatcccttgcaagggccaagctcccggtcgggtaactctgtggatagccccgggccttccccacgcgcaagtgggtctccggtgtgccttctaacaagcctctcctggaccgctcgctgccgtcttcactatcaagcttccggccaaaccgccgtgggccttgttcccttcggtacacggtggcggccacaccacaaacgcggttggtgtgatctcgcaagacaacaagcccctccgatgtacaacaatggtgtgcgcaagcaccgagtgataagaggtgtgca includes these proteins:
- the LOC136529465 gene encoding amino acid transporter AVT1I-like isoform X1, with protein sequence MENNTPPKSGTGFFKTCFNGVNALSGVGILSIPYALSQGGWLSLLIFLTIAIICFYTGILLQRCIDSSSLVKTYPDIGELAFGRKGKIIVAIFLYLELYLVAIDFLILEGDNLEKLFPNANFHAAGLKVGSKQGFVLIISLLVLPTTWLRSLNMLAYVALGGVMASVILIASVLWVGTFDGVGFHKKGVLVDWSGMPTAMSLYTFCFSGHAIFPMIYTGMRNRKAFPTVLLICFIICTLSYGLTGVIGYLMFGESLSSQVTLNLPSNRFASNVAIYTTLINPFTKFALLITPIAEAIEDKLHVGKNRTVSIFIRTALVVSTTIVALVVPFFAYVVALTGSFLSSTVTMLLPCVCYLKISSRTSRNLRLELVVCLGIIMIGAGVIVVGTYSSLKQIVHSF
- the LOC136529465 gene encoding amino acid transporter AVT1I-like isoform X2, producing MLYQFYIWLSMCPYCTSELSVYIFFFFSGVGILSIPYALSQGGWLSLLIFLTIAIICFYTGILLQRCIDSSSLVKTYPDIGELAFGRKGKIIVAIFLYLELYLVAIDFLILEGDNLEKLFPNANFHAAGLKVGSKQGFVLIISLLVLPTTWLRSLNMLAYVALGGVMASVILIASVLWVGTFDGVGFHKKGVLVDWSGMPTAMSLYTFCFSGHAIFPMIYTGMRNRKAFPTVLLICFIICTLSYGLTGVIGYLMFGESLSSQVTLNLPSNRFASNVAIYTTLINPFTKFALLITPIAEAIEDKLHVGKNRTVSIFIRTALVVSTTIVALVVPFFAYVVALTARTGEGVLEFWSVVMVVFYAGFVLLLI